In Prunus dulcis chromosome 2, ALMONDv2, whole genome shotgun sequence, a single genomic region encodes these proteins:
- the LOC117617773 gene encoding putative disease resistance RPP13-like protein 1, producing the protein MNDKIKELLARLENFVQLKSALGLGEVAGRKVSQRTQTTSLVLEPYVYGRDEVKEKLSKVLLSDEAGKDPVSFLTIVGMGGVGKTTLARMLYNDDKVKGHFKLKAWACVSDYDDYIKITKTLLEAVTSKPCKTANLNLLQEDLREQLKGRKFLFVLDDLWNENNEDLNYLRALFITLGTMGSKVIVTTRNKNAASVMQNVHIQYLDPLSQEDCWLLLAKHAFGNEKCSAHSNLEDIGKQIALKCKGLPLAAQTLGSLLRCNMDFEYWNRILNDSFWDQPYDKTNILPALGLSYHYLPTQLKQCFAYCSIFPKDYEFEKEDIVQLWIAEGIIPQAENGKRMEALARIYFDELLSRSLFQKSSKFSFIMHDLINDLAMFMSQGFCLRLEDGVSHEVKRARHLSYARGEFDAAPRFEPLYEAKCLRTFLPTSLNPYGSYERFCVSKKVLQELLPSLRCLRVLSLSCYQNVTVLPDSIANLIHLRYLDLSRTAIERLPGVLCNLYNLQTLLLSNCSSLRELPADIRKLINLQKLTLGGCSSLNKLPTGMKELTNLHHLDVSGTKIEEMPVQMGRLKSLRTLTAFVVGKSTGFGIRELREFPQLRGKLSILKLQNVVDARDALHANMKHKKDLKELKFSWGAEDADDSQKEKDVLDKLQPCVNLEKLTIKFYGGTNFPNWLGDSSFSNIQVMHLSDCSYCWLLPPVGRLPALKELCIKRMKSLRTIGVEFYGRDGAYLTQPFRSLEKLEFRKMPEWEEWLPSGSASGGEYC; encoded by the coding sequence ATGAATGATAAGATAAAAGAGTTACTAGCAAGGTTAGAAAACTTTGTACAACTGAAAAGTGCTCTTGGTCTGGGAGAAGTTGCTGGGAGGAAGGTTTCGCAAAGAACTCAAACAACCTCCTTGGTTCTTGAACCTTATGTATATGGTAGAGATGAAGTCAAAGAAAAGTTATCAAAAGTGTTGCTATCTGATGAAGCAGGCAAGGATCCTGTGTCTTTCCTCACCATTGTTGGAATGGGTGGGGTTGGCAAGACAACCCTTGCTCGAATGCTTTACAATGACGATAAGGTGAAAGGGCATTTTAAACTTAAAGCTTGGGCCTGTGTTTCAGACTACGatgattatattaaaattactAAAACTCTCCTTGAGGCAGTCACTTCAAAGCCTTGTAAAACGGCAAATCTGAATTTGCTTCAAGAAGATCTAAGAGAGCAATTGAAGGGaaggaaatttttatttgtgttgGATGACCTATGGAATGAGAATAATGAGGATTTGAACTACCTTAGAGCTCTTTTTATTACTTTAGGAACAATGGGAAGTAAAGTCATTGTAACAACACGGAACAAAAATGCAGCATCTGTCATGCAAAATGTTCATATTCAATACTTAGACCCATTGTCTCAGGAGGACTGCTGGTTATTACTTGCAAAACATGCATTTGGAAATGAAAAGTGTAGTGCACATTCAAACTTGGAAGACATTGGAAAGCAAATTGCACTCAAGTGCAAAGGGTTGCCTTTAGCTGCACAAACACTTGGGAGTTTGTTACGTTGCAATATGGATTTTGAGTACTGGAATAGAATACTAAATGATAGTTTTTGGGACCAACCCTATGATAAAACTAACATTCTTCCGGCTCTAGGGTTGAGTTACCATTATCTTCCTACTCAGTTGAAACAATGCTTTGCttattgttcaatttttccaaAGGATTATGAGTTTGAAAAGGAAGATATAGTTCAATTATGGATTGCAGAAGGTATAATTCCACAAGCTGAGAATGGAAAAAGGATGGAAGCATTGGCTAGAATATACTTTGATGAGCTGTTATCACGATCGTTGTTTCAAAAGTCAAGTAAATTCAGCTTCATTATGCATGATCTCATTAATGACTTGGCTATGTTCATGTCTCAGGGGTTTTGCCTTAGGCTCGAAGATGGGGTATCCCATGAAGTTAAAAGAGCTCGTCATTTGTCATACGCTAGGGGAGAATTTGATGCTGCTCCAAGATTTGAACCATTATATGAGGCTAAATGTTTGCGGACCTTCCTACCTACCTCTTTAAATCCATATGGATCTTATGAAAGATTTTGTGTAAGTAAAAAAGTTCTACAAGAATTGTTGCCATCACTAAGATGTTTACGGGTGTTGTCATTGTCATGTTATCAAAATGTTACTGTGTTACCTGATTCTATTGCAAACCTCATTCACTTGCGGTACTTGGATCTTTCCCGTACCGCAATTGAAAGGTTACCTGGGGTACTTTGCAATCTCTACAACTTGCAGACATTACTATTGTCAAATTGTTCCTCACTTCGTGAATTGCCTGCAGACATTAGAAAATTGATTAATTTACAGAAATTGACATTGGGCGGTTGTAGTTCTCTTAATAAATTGCCTACAGGCATGAAGGAGTTGACTAATTTGCATCATCTTGATGTCAGTGGAACTAAAATTGAAGAGATGCCGGTGCAAATGGGTAGATTGAAAAGTTTGAGAACATTGACTGCATTTGTTGTGGGCAAATCTACTGGGTTCGGCATAAGAGAACTGAGGGAGTTCCCACAACTTCGAGGAAAACTATCAATTTTGAAGCTACAAAATGTAGTTGATGCGAGGGATGCACTGCACGCCAATATGAAGCACAAGAAAGATCTCAAGGAGTTAAAGTTTTCATGGGGTGCGGAGGATGCTGATGATTCCCAAAAGGAGAAAGATGTACTCGACAAGCTCCAGCCTTGCGTGAATTTGGAGAAATTAACCATCAAATTCTATGGTGGAACCAATTTTCCGAATTGGTTAGGAGACTCGTCTTTTTCTAACATACAAGTCATGCATCTCAGTGACTGTAGTTATTGTTGGTTGCTCCCACCAGTTGGACGGCTACCGGCACTCAAAGAGCTCTGTATAAAAAGAATGAAGTCTTTGAGGACGATTGGCGTTGAATTCTATGGCAGAGATGGAGCTTATCTGACTCAGCCATTTCGATCTCTGGAGAAGCTAGAGTTTAGGAAGATGCCAGAGTGGGAGGAATGGTTACCAAGTGGAAGTGCAAGTGGAGGTGAATATTGTTAA
- the LOC117617780 gene encoding uncharacterized protein LOC117617780 isoform X2 has product MSYSIFHAQPSTLKSKSGRHTFSWPLGSFSKFARFLYVAFPEEGHRAEKQKRSLLLPESVDARMKSLPKHIGTLTAFDILGYMIFKILCHLPPKLQYFHILNCDRLSPLVGDYWGLQGLGGNILWTFLKEQLLNTTLRTLYIMACQSIIPARRGT; this is encoded by the exons ATGAGCTATTCCATATTTCACGCTCAACCCTCAACTCTCAAATCAAAGTCAG GACGACATACCTTCTCTTGGCCCTTGGGGagcttttcaaaatttgcaaGGTTTCTTTATGTGGCATTTCCAGAGGAGGGTCACAGGGCGGAGAAACAGAAAAG AAGCCTACTTTTGCCAGAGTCAGTAGATGCCAGAATGAAGTCATTGCCTAAACACATTGGCACCCTCACAGCCTTCGACATTTTGGGATATATGATCTTCAAAATCTTGTGTCATTTGCCTCCCAAGCtgcaatattttcatattttaaattgtgacAGACTGAGCCCTTTGGTGGGAGATTACTGGGGTTTGCAAGGACTTGGTGGCAATATCTTGTGGACGTTTCTCAAGGAACAGCTGCTCAATACCACTCTTCGCACTCTATATATTATGGCCTGTCAGTCTATAATTCCTGCCAGGAGAGGAACTTGA
- the LOC117617780 gene encoding uncharacterized protein LOC117617780 isoform X1 translates to MSYSIFHAQPSTLKSKSGRHTFSWPLGSFSKFARFLYVAFPEEGHRAEKQKRFTWNISYIPAYRHQMYTIFRSLLLPESVDARMKSLPKHIGTLTAFDILGYMIFKILCHLPPKLQYFHILNCDRLSPLVGDYWGLQGLGGNILWTFLKEQLLNTTLRTLYIMACQSIIPARRGT, encoded by the exons ATGAGCTATTCCATATTTCACGCTCAACCCTCAACTCTCAAATCAAAGTCAG GACGACATACCTTCTCTTGGCCCTTGGGGagcttttcaaaatttgcaaGGTTTCTTTATGTGGCATTTCCAGAGGAGGGTCACAGGGCGGAGAAACAGAAAAGATTTACCTGGAATATCTCATACATTCCTGCATATAGGCATCAAATGTACACCATTTTTAG AAGCCTACTTTTGCCAGAGTCAGTAGATGCCAGAATGAAGTCATTGCCTAAACACATTGGCACCCTCACAGCCTTCGACATTTTGGGATATATGATCTTCAAAATCTTGTGTCATTTGCCTCCCAAGCtgcaatattttcatattttaaattgtgacAGACTGAGCCCTTTGGTGGGAGATTACTGGGGTTTGCAAGGACTTGGTGGCAATATCTTGTGGACGTTTCTCAAGGAACAGCTGCTCAATACCACTCTTCGCACTCTATATATTATGGCCTGTCAGTCTATAATTCCTGCCAGGAGAGGAACTTGA